One genomic segment of Hordeum vulgare subsp. vulgare chromosome 2H, MorexV3_pseudomolecules_assembly, whole genome shotgun sequence includes these proteins:
- the LOC123427693 gene encoding L10-interacting MYB domain-containing protein-like has protein sequence MEEVNNNNRDGGCLSKKGYENLERKFYEKVGEKLVRKQFKNKWDQLKKEYTWWMELLNATGLGWDPQTKTMDADDDWWKIHLEMRPDHAKFRNGPPPNLEQQDVMFRKAHVTGESAAIAGQETGGGKEAPILLEDDRGTSSKITGKRKFGAGEGNEKESPFFTVYNNALNTLVSRNEGSSSTKADKVPTMKEFLATVRECGVSEGTDIMFTASKLAMNRDSREVFAAFATNEGRLDWLQRTHAEMNK, from the exons ATGGAAgaagtgaacaacaacaacagggatGGGGGCTGCTTGAGTAAAAAAGGCTATGAAAATCTGGAGAGAAAATTTTATGAGAAAGTAGGAGAGAAGCTAGTGAGGAAACAATTTAAGAACAAATGGGATCAGTTGAAAAAGGAGTACACGTGGTGGATGGAATTGCTAAATGCAACCGGACTAGGCTGGGATCCCCAAACAAAAACCATGGATGCAGATGATGATTGGTGGAAAATTCACCTAGAG ATGCGCCCCGATCATGCAAAATTTAGGAACGGGCCACCTCCCAATTTGGAGCAGCAAGATGTTATGTTTAGGAAGGCACATGTCACCGGAGAATCAGCGGCCATTGCTGGACAGGAAACAGGAGGGGGCAAGGAAGCTCCAATATTGCTTGAGGATGATCGTGGTACCTCCTCCAAAATAACAGGAAAGCGCAAGTTTGGTGCTGGAGAAGGCAACGAAAAAGAGAGCCCATTTTTCACGGTTTACAACAATGCTCTCAACACACTTGTTTCAAGGAATGAAGGTAGTTCTTCCACCAAGGCTGACAAGGTCCCAACTATGAAGGAGTTTTTAGCGACGGTTCGGGAGTGTGGAGTGAGTGAAGGAACTGACATCATGTTCACAGCAAGCAAGCTTGCCATGAACAGGGATTCAAGAGAGGTGTTTGCAGCATTTGCAACAAATGAGGGGAGGCTCGATTGGCTGCAGCGTACACATGCTGAGATGAACAAGTAG
- the LOC123427695 gene encoding uncharacterized protein LOC123427695, whose product MEAKQVLASMGAQAVQAERRGRELYLRPTTNPAGRWTNPAGLWTNPAGRWTNPAGRREQRRASTAGIPPRRTTRPGEAERRGREAGGGVRAVGDGRTACHFEDGGDGRMATEGEGLRRQEVRRSPAGGVDEAAAAGGGTLGGCVGRVVFVEGTGGVEAGSGGKNSSGIRL is encoded by the exons ATGGAGGCCAAGCAAGTCCTAGCATCTATGGGAGCCCAAGCAGTACAAGCAGAGAGGAGGGGACGGGAGCTATACCTGAGGCCGACGACGAATCCGGCAGGGAGGTGGACGAATCCGGCAGGGCTGTGGACGAATCCGGCAGGGAGGTGGACGAATCCGGCAGGGAGGAGGGAGCAGCGGCGAGCTAGCACGGCGGGGATCCCTCCGCGGCGGACGACGAGGCCGGGAGAAGCAGAGAGGAGGGGACGGGAGGCCGGCGGCGGAGTTCGTGCTGTCGGCGACGGGAGGACTGCGTGCCACTTCGAGGACGGCGGGGACGGGAGGATGGCGACGGAGGGAGAAGGTCTTCGCCGCCAGGAGGTGCgccgctcgccggcgggaggagtagacgaggcggcggcggcgggaggaggaaccctaggaggatGCGTCGGGCGCGTGGTGTTCGTGGAAGGGACTGGTGGGGTGGAGGCAGGGAGCG GTGGGAAAAATTCGAGTGGCATTCGGTTGTAA